One part of the Ktedonobacterales bacterium genome encodes these proteins:
- a CDS encoding ABC transporter permease: MAVKELIEARWKAIIGMVACVIFAAGLAGTYDLIKQLLTNSAALQQIPQALQGQIQQLLGAYNEYVWGQWYAKNGSQALAVLAAVLGCGLIGAEVNKGTIFFLLSKPVGRVRVLLVKYAVSAALLLAMIVASSAALLITAAIVGHPQPVGGAAISSLLLWLGTLFVLGLALLFSVVYKDILRPLLFALIITIVTSIPGLFPGWSDWSLTGYWSSQTAYLGQEFPIKGLIICLVAAALPVIAAIPLFRKQAY, from the coding sequence ATGGCCGTTAAAGAACTGATCGAGGCGCGCTGGAAGGCGATCATTGGCATGGTGGCCTGTGTTATCTTTGCGGCGGGGCTGGCCGGGACGTATGATCTGATTAAGCAGTTGTTGACGAACAGCGCGGCTCTTCAGCAGATACCGCAGGCGCTCCAGGGACAGATTCAGCAGCTTCTGGGAGCCTATAATGAGTATGTCTGGGGGCAGTGGTACGCAAAAAACGGCTCGCAGGCGCTGGCCGTTCTGGCTGCGGTGTTGGGCTGTGGGTTAATCGGCGCTGAGGTCAACAAGGGGACGATTTTCTTTCTGTTGAGTAAGCCGGTGGGCCGTGTGCGCGTGCTGCTCGTGAAATATGCGGTCAGCGCCGCACTGCTGCTGGCGATGATTGTTGCGAGCAGCGCGGCGCTGCTGATAACGGCGGCCATCGTGGGGCATCCCCAGCCTGTGGGGGGCGCGGCTATCTCCAGCTTGCTGCTCTGGCTGGGTACGCTCTTTGTGCTGGGTCTGGCGCTGCTCTTTTCGGTCGTGTACAAAGACATTCTGCGTCCGCTGCTCTTTGCGCTGATTATCACTATCGTGACATCCATTCCTGGCTTATTTCCAGGGTGGAGCGATTGGAGCCTGACGGGCTACTGGTCCAGTCAGACGGCCTATCTGGGCCAGGAGTTTCCGATCAAGGGGCTGATCATCTGCCTGGTGGCGGCGGCGCTGCCGGTGATCGCGGCGATTCCGCTGTTCCGCAAACAGGCGTATTAA
- a CDS encoding GntR family transcriptional regulator — translation MPKWLDVNPRSGVPLYVQLIEQIKHALEIGALQAGEQLPTVRQLASELTIAPNTIMKAYEELARLGLIESRAGVGTIVATNMDATLRQQQRDAFFGRLQALVRDAAHLEIDEGQLRAAFEQALRRYYQEEQQDAEGAMERWQR, via the coding sequence ATGCCGAAATGGCTCGATGTCAATCCACGCAGCGGTGTGCCTCTCTATGTGCAACTGATCGAACAAATTAAGCACGCATTGGAGATTGGCGCGTTGCAGGCAGGCGAGCAGTTGCCCACCGTGCGCCAACTGGCTAGCGAGCTAACGATTGCCCCTAATACCATTATGAAAGCTTATGAGGAATTAGCGAGGCTCGGATTGATCGAGAGCAGAGCGGGAGTAGGAACTATCGTGGCGACGAATATGGATGCCACGCTGCGCCAGCAGCAGCGGGATGCTTTTTTCGGTCGCTTGCAGGCGCTGGTGCGCGATGCCGCTCATCTGGAGATTGATGAGGGGCAGTTGCGCGCTGCGTTCGAGCAGGCGCTGCGCCGATACTATCAGGAGGAGCAGCAGGACGCGGAAGGAGCGATGGAACGATGGCAACGCTAG
- a CDS encoding ABC transporter ATP-binding protein has translation MATLGQGNIERSVELLDSNSRGVSADQESAAAIEITDLVVRYGTHRAVDGLTMRVPVGSIFGFLGPNGAGKTTTIKALLGLRRLDGGSARVLGYDAASQSLEIRARVGYVSEVNSLYEYLTIPQICAFCRSVSREWDQGVVDRYIRVFGLPAQAKVGRLSRGMKSQLALSLALGSSPDLLILDEPTAGLDPIARHEFLNKLVAEIAAEGKTVFFSSHILSEVEAVADWVGIIRAGKLVVCDELDHLKQTQKVLKLTYAELPPPSELEALRGLPTIMSLAQEGRSVRLLTQGDVEALAQTIQERPSAPRDVDIVDLNLEDLFLEYMKEGTDGR, from the coding sequence ATGGCAACGCTAGGCCAGGGCAACATTGAAAGGAGTGTGGAACTCTTGGATAGCAACAGCAGGGGGGTGTCGGCTGATCAGGAGTCGGCAGCCGCGATTGAGATCACCGATCTGGTGGTCAGATATGGGACACATCGCGCGGTGGATGGCCTGACGATGCGCGTGCCGGTTGGGTCGATCTTTGGTTTTCTAGGGCCAAACGGGGCGGGCAAGACGACGACCATCAAGGCGCTGCTGGGGCTGCGTCGGCTCGATGGGGGCAGCGCGCGTGTGCTGGGCTATGACGCTGCCAGCCAGAGCCTGGAGATACGGGCGCGCGTGGGGTATGTTTCAGAGGTGAACAGCCTTTATGAATACCTGACCATTCCGCAAATCTGCGCGTTCTGTCGCTCGGTCAGCCGTGAGTGGGACCAGGGGGTGGTTGATCGCTACATTCGTGTCTTTGGGCTGCCTGCGCAGGCGAAGGTGGGGCGATTGTCCAGGGGGATGAAGTCGCAGCTTGCGCTTTCGCTGGCGCTGGGGAGCAGCCCGGACCTGCTGATTCTGGACGAGCCGACGGCTGGACTGGACCCGATTGCGCGCCACGAGTTCTTGAACAAGCTGGTGGCCGAGATTGCCGCCGAGGGCAAGACGGTGTTCTTTTCGTCGCATATTCTTTCAGAGGTGGAGGCGGTGGCCGATTGGGTCGGTATTATCCGGGCAGGGAAGCTGGTGGTCTGTGACGAGCTTGACCATCTGAAGCAGACCCAGAAGGTGTTGAAGCTGACGTATGCGGAACTGCCGCCCCCGTCGGAGCTTGAGGCGCTGCGCGGCCTGCCGACGATTATGAGTCTGGCGCAGGAGGGGCGCAGCGTGCGGCTGCTGACACAGGGCGATGTGGAGGCGCTGGCGCAGACGATTCAGGAGCGGCCCTCCGCGCCGCGCGATGTGGATATAGTTGATCTGAACCTGGAAGACCTGTTTCTGGAGTATATGAAGGAGGGCACTGATGGCCGTTAA
- a CDS encoding heavy metal-binding domain-containing protein: MLVVTTEAIAHYRIVETKGEVFGLVVRSRGLGGNIMAGLRSLAGGEIKEYTSLLEEARRHAIDRMVQNATAMGANAIVRMQFDSSEIGSTMSEIVAYGTAVVVQPEG, from the coding sequence ATGCTGGTCGTAACGACTGAGGCGATTGCGCACTATCGCATTGTGGAAACCAAGGGAGAGGTCTTTGGGCTGGTCGTTCGCAGCCGGGGCCTGGGCGGCAATATTATGGCGGGTTTGCGCTCTCTGGCGGGGGGCGAGATTAAGGAGTATACGTCGCTGCTGGAGGAGGCGCGACGTCACGCAATTGATCGGATGGTGCAGAACGCTACCGCGATGGGCGCGAATGCCATCGTTCGCATGCAGTTCGATTCGTCGGAGATTGGCAGCACGATGAGCGAAATTGTGGCCTATGGTACGGCTGTGGTTGTGCAGCCAGAA